One window of the Lynx canadensis isolate LIC74 chromosome D3, mLynCan4.pri.v2, whole genome shotgun sequence genome contains the following:
- the RBFA gene encoding putative ribosome-binding factor A, mitochondrial isoform X2, translated as MRTESGKKFWYEGPSLGSHLMYKPSQLEFLTKTTSKKTRKDDQVRLRALNGLLYKALTDLLCTPEVSQEICDLNVQLSKVSLTSDFSACRVYWRTTVSAEQNAHTEAVLRRSAAHMRHILMSQQTLRNVPPIVFLQDKGNAALAEVDWLLANADFGPPEEREDRVQSDARGCGALDAPSRSTQGPAACSSLCGIDHEALNKQIMEYKRRKERGCRSESPAESPLTHTREGNVAATPCADGDLSRENHLSGAARGHPDPDLDGSRGAAGRAEVTEGRRGGEV; from the exons AAAGAAGTTTTGGTATGAAGGTCCTTCCTTGGGCTCTCACTTG ATGTACAAGCCATCCCAGTTGGAATTCCTAACGAAGACCACCTCAAAGAAAACCAGGAAGGACGACCAGGTGCGCCTGAGGGCCCTGAACGGCCTCCTCTACAAAGCGCTGACTGATCTGCTGTGCACCCCTGAAGTGAGCCAGGAGATCTGTGACCTGAATGTGCAGCTCTCCAAG GTGTCTCTGACTTCAGACTTCTCGGCCTGCCGTGTGTACTGGAGGACGACCGTCTCGGCCGAGCAGAACGCGCACACAGAGGCCGTCCTGCGGAGGAGCGCCGCGCACATGAG GCACATTTTGATGTCCCAGCAGACCCTGAGGAACGTGCCGCCGATAGTGTTTCTTCAGGACAAAGGAAATGCGGCTCTAGCTGAG GTTGATTGGTTACTGGCAAATGCTGATTTTGGGCccccagaggaaagagaagaccGTGTGCAAAGTGATGCCAG GGGCTGTGGGGCCCTGGACGCCCCTTCACGCAGCACCCAGGGCCCTGCCGCCTGCTCAAGTCTGTGTGGGATTGATCACGAGGCGCTCAACAAACAGATCATGGAATACAAGAGGAGGAAAGAGCGAGGGTGCAGGAGCGAGAGCCCCGCGGAGTCTCCACTGACACACACACGAGAGGGAAACGTGGCAGCCACACCCTGCGCAGATGGCGACCTCTCCCGCGAGAATCACCTGTCGGGGGCAGCGAGAGGCCACCCGGACCCTGACCTGGATGGCTCCCGAGGGGCGGCAGGAAGGGCGGAGGTGACTGAGGGGCGGAGAGGGGGTGAGGTGTGA